A stretch of Colletotrichum lupini chromosome 2, complete sequence DNA encodes these proteins:
- a CDS encoding amino acid permease, giving the protein MSKLLNKFGASSSATAADGDHRKHGDLPAATTYDSEVGRIEHARENKRKIGVTTAIFLIVNRVVGTGIFATPGTIFALSGSVGLSLFIWVAGMIIALAGTAVYLEWGTAIPKNGGEKNYLEYVFRKPKFLTTGLYTGYVVLLGWASGNSVVFGEYILHAAEVEVDRWNQRAIGLACITTAFLIHGLALNWGLRLQNLLGTIKLVIIVIIILCGFIALGGHVKLPEEQKPKNFQNAFEGTTGSPYGVVTALYNVIWSYIGYSNANYALSETKNPVRTLKIAAPVGIITISILYMLVNVAYFAAVPREEILEGGRLVAASLFRNVMGGTAERALSVFVALSAFGNVLSVIFSQGRLVQELGREGILPWSRFFASNRPLNAPLAGLFEHWLICVITMLAPPPGDAYNFILNLISYPLAIINVFVAGGLAYLYLNRKEWNWNPPISASLPVVIFFMLSNIYLVIAPFVPPEEGQNVYESLPYYLHCVVGIAIIVAGGLYWVVWAKILPKIGKYELIRETVVDEIDGWERNVFFRRPYGESVPSERHVGSPEPEVANRWTVRSSSRTFREPSINFLRRILFRLICVLTFRALLDSRLSSVVLCDSELDAGKARIRDYLALTMCGTKWLRQKKNLNAIICE; this is encoded by the exons ATGTCCAAGCTTTTGAACAAGTTTGGCGCCTCGTCGTCGGCCACTGCCGCCGACGGTGACCACAGAAAGCATGGCGATCTCCCAGCCGCGACGACCTACGACAGCGAAGTTG GCCGCATCGAGCACGCCCGCGAAAACAAGCGAAAAATCGGTGTCACCACTGCCATCTTCCTCATCGTCAACCGTGTTGTCGGCACCGGTATCTTTGCGACACCCGGCACCATCTTTGCACTCTCTGGCAGTGTCGGCCTTTCACTCTTTATCTGGGTTGCCGGCATGATTATCGCCCTCGCCGGTACCGCGGTTTATCTCGAATGGGGAACCGCAATCCCCAAGAACGGAGGAGAGAAGAACTACCTCGAATACGTCTTCCGCAAGCCCAAGTTCCTCACCACGGGTCTCTACACCGGATACGTCGTCCTGCTCGGCTGGGCTAGTGGTAACTCTGTCGTCTTTGGCGAGTACATTCTGCACGCCGCTGAGGTCGAGGTCGACCGCTGGAACCAGCGCGCTATCGGCCTGGCTTGCATCACCACCGCCTTCTTGATCCACGGTCTCGCCCTCAACTGGGGACTGCGCCTGCAGAATCTTCTCGGAACTATTAAGCTGGTCATCATTGTCATCATCATTCTTTGCGGCTTCATTGCTCTTGGTGGCCACGTCAAGCTGCCCGAGGAACAAAAGCCCAAGAACTTCCAAAACGCATTCGAGGGAACCACCGGCAGCCCCTACGGTGTCGTCACTGCTCTCTACAACGTCATCTGGAGTTACATTGGATACAGCAATGCCAACTATGCCCTCAGCGAGACCAAGAACCCCGTCCGTACCCTCAAGATCGCCGCGCCCGTTGGTATTATCACCATCTCCATCCTTTACATGCTGGTTAACGTCGCCTACTTTGCCGCTGTCCCGAGAGAGGAAATCCTTGAGGGTGGTCGACTTGTGGCGGCGTCCCTTTTCCGCAATGTAATGGGTGGCACTGCCGAACGTGCTCTTTCAGTCTTCGTCGCCCTATCCGCTTTTGGCAACGTTCTCAGTGTCATCTTCTCCCAGGGCCGTCTCGTCCAGGAGCTCGGTCGCGAGGGTATTCTGCCCTGGTCGCGTTTTTTCGCCAGCAACAGACCCTTGAACGCCCCCTTGGCTGGTCTCTTTGAGCATTGGCTGATTTGCGTCATCACGATGCTTGCTCCCCCTCCTG GCGATGCGTACAACTTCATTCTCAACCTCATCAGCTACCCCCTCGCCATCATCAACGTCTTTGTCGCTGGCGGTCTTGCTTACCTGTACCTCAACCGCAAGGAATGGAACTGGAACCCTCCCATCAGCGCCAGCCTGCCCGTGGTCATCTTCTTCATGCTTAGCAACATCTACCTCGTCATCGCACCCTTTGTGCCCCCCGAGGAGGGCCAGAACGTTTATGAGAGCCTACCCTACTACCTTCACTGCGTTGTCGGTATCGCTATCATCGTGGCTGGTGGTCTCTACTGGGTTGTCTGGGCCAAGATCCTGCCCAAGATTGGCAAGTACGAGTTGATTCGCGAGACGGTTGTCGATGAGATTGATGGCTGGGAAAGGAATGTGTTCTTCCGCAGACCTTATGGCGAGTCTGTTCCCTCGGAGCGTCATGTTGGGTCTCCAGAGCCTGAGGTTGCGAA CAGGTGGACCGTTCGATCATCTTCCCGAACCTTCCGCGAGCCTAGCATCAACTTCCTCAGAAGAATCTTGTTCAGACTCATATGTGTATTAA CCTTCCGCGCCCTCTTAGACTCGAGGCTCAGCTCAGTGGTCTTGTGCGACAGCGAACTCGATGCAGGCAAGGCTAGAATACGAGATTACCTAGCACTAACCATGTGTGGCACGAAATGGCTGCGCCAAAAGAAGAACCTCAACGCAATAATATGCGAGTAA